One Salipiger sp. CCB-MM3 genomic window carries:
- a CDS encoding flagellar motor switch protein codes for MSFLIDIAILVLLVGTLTYAWVVDRRVRVLMAALKDLEPMIGSFSAAVDKSESTVTALRSAGEQVADQRARRQREPEVSRDEAPSFRTTRERPSRPNGTASVSGKSELVRGFFETVRNREA; via the coding sequence ATGTCCTTCTTGATTGACATTGCCATTCTGGTGCTGCTCGTCGGAACGCTCACCTATGCGTGGGTCGTTGACCGCCGGGTGCGGGTGCTGATGGCGGCGCTCAAGGACCTCGAGCCGATGATCGGCAGTTTCTCGGCCGCGGTGGACAAATCCGAAAGCACGGTCACCGCCCTGCGCAGCGCGGGCGAGCAGGTCGCCGACCAGCGCGCGCGCCGCCAGCGTGAACCCGAGGTGTCCCGTGACGAGGCGCCCTCGTTCCGCACCACCCGCGAACGGCCGTCGCGGCCCAATGGCACGGCGTCTGTGTCTGGCAAATCCGAACTGGTGCGCGGGTTCTTCGAAACCGTGCGCAACCGCGAGGCCTGA